From a single Nostoc sp. MS1 genomic region:
- a CDS encoding alpha-amylase family glycosyl hydrolase, with product MSNSIEFKLFAPHNNQVSLITYLSPEKEIEMQKGDDGYFRTYLELKDGIYQYKFRVKSNSPHHQEEWIDIIDPYATDVNDEKGYGIVRVKNSKRIVDDYVWQYDNVPLPQNHELVIYEMHVADFTGDESDPNKRGKYLGVIEKLDYLHDLGINAIELMPVNEYPGDYNWGYKVRHFFATESSYGSTEDLKRLIDECHNRGIRVFMDGIYNHTDEQCPLMLIDRNYWYYEYMHYPEDPDNYWGPEFNYNNYDEKLDIKPAWKYVGDVVRYWVGEYHLDGIRFDAVRQLANFEFLTWLAQEAHKTAGSKPFFNIAEHIPDTSTVVKPDGPLDACWHESFRYFVVPHITGEQFDLEQLKPALNPKQQGYATATNVINYLTTHDRQRLMRELGDRGIFDEDAFRRAKLAAVILMTAVGLPMLWMGEEFGEYQRKSEDVTQPKKINWSLLNNEQNQDLLNYYKQLIALHKHTPALQSDNIEFFHENAAARILAYVRWNDQGSRIVVIINFSANNLICYQIPHFPTADTWQDLFTDEEITITDGALVTDLPSYAAKVFVSH from the coding sequence ATGTCCAATTCCATTGAGTTTAAATTATTTGCTCCTCATAATAATCAAGTATCGTTAATTACCTATTTATCACCAGAAAAAGAAATAGAGATGCAAAAAGGTGATGATGGTTATTTTCGTACTTATTTAGAATTAAAAGACGGTATTTATCAATATAAATTTCGTGTTAAAAGTAACAGCCCCCATCATCAAGAGGAATGGATAGATATTATCGACCCTTACGCTACAGATGTAAATGATGAAAAAGGTTATGGGATAGTCAGAGTTAAAAACAGTAAACGTATTGTCGATGATTATGTTTGGCAATATGATAATGTGCCTTTACCACAAAATCATGAACTAGTTATATATGAAATGCACGTTGCCGACTTTACAGGTGATGAATCTGACCCTAATAAACGTGGTAAGTATTTAGGAGTAATTGAAAAGTTAGATTATCTGCATGATTTGGGAATCAATGCCATTGAATTGATGCCAGTCAATGAGTATCCTGGTGATTATAATTGGGGTTACAAAGTTCGTCACTTCTTTGCTACCGAATCTAGTTATGGTTCAACGGAAGATTTAAAAAGATTAATTGACGAGTGCCACAACAGAGGTATTCGAGTTTTTATGGATGGCATTTATAATCACACAGATGAACAATGCCCCTTAATGCTGATTGACCGCAATTATTGGTATTACGAATATATGCACTATCCAGAAGACCCTGATAATTACTGGGGGCCAGAGTTTAACTATAATAATTATGATGAAAAACTAGATATCAAACCCGCATGGAAATATGTTGGTGATGTGGTGCGGTATTGGGTAGGAGAATATCATCTTGATGGAATTAGGTTTGATGCAGTCCGTCAATTAGCTAACTTTGAGTTTTTAACTTGGCTGGCGCAAGAAGCACACAAAACTGCTGGTTCTAAACCCTTTTTTAATATTGCCGAACACATTCCTGATACTAGCACTGTAGTTAAACCAGATGGGCCATTAGACGCTTGTTGGCACGAAAGTTTCCGCTATTTTGTGGTTCCCCACATAACAGGCGAACAATTTGATTTAGAACAACTCAAACCTGCTTTAAACCCTAAACAACAAGGGTATGCAACGGCTACAAATGTGATTAATTATTTAACGACACACGATCGCCAACGCTTGATGCGAGAATTAGGCGATCGCGGTATATTTGACGAAGACGCATTTAGACGCGCCAAGTTAGCAGCCGTGATCCTGATGACGGCTGTGGGTTTACCTATGCTGTGGATGGGTGAGGAATTTGGCGAATATCAACGCAAAAGCGAAGACGTAACCCAACCCAAAAAAATTAATTGGTCATTATTAAACAACGAGCAAAATCAAGATTTACTCAACTACTACAAGCAACTCATCGCTTTACACAAACACACACCCGCCTTGCAAAGCGATAACATAGAGTTCTTCCACGAAAACGCAGCCGCCAGAATTTTGGCTTACGTTCGCTGGAATGACCAAGGTTCCCGCATTGTCGTTATTATCAACTTTTCGGCAAACAATCTCATTTGCTATCAAATTCCTCACTTCCCCACGGCTGACACTTGGCAAGATTTATTCACCGATGAGGAAATTACAATTACCGACGGCGCTTTAGTCACTGACTTACCTAGTTACGCGGCTAAGGTATTTGTTAGTCATTAG
- the infC gene encoding translation initiation factor IF-3, with amino-acid sequence MPVIEKKRTRDLPQINERIRFPKIRVIDTDGSQLGILTPQEALQMAEEKELDLVLLSDKADPPVCRIMDYGKYKFEQEKKAREARKKQHTADVKEVKMRYKIEEHDYNVRVKQAERFLKDGDKVKATVMFRGREIQHSDLAEDLLKRMATDLEPFGEVQQAPKKEGRNMMMLISPKK; translated from the coding sequence ATGCCTGTGATTGAGAAAAAAAGAACTCGCGATTTACCCCAAATTAACGAGAGAATCCGCTTCCCAAAAATTCGGGTCATTGACACTGACGGCTCCCAGCTAGGAATACTGACTCCACAGGAAGCACTGCAAATGGCAGAAGAGAAAGAGCTGGATCTAGTGCTGCTCAGTGACAAGGCTGACCCGCCAGTATGTCGGATCATGGATTACGGGAAATACAAGTTTGAGCAGGAAAAGAAGGCAAGGGAAGCCCGCAAAAAGCAGCATACAGCTGACGTTAAGGAAGTGAAGATGCGCTACAAAATCGAAGAACACGACTATAATGTGCGTGTTAAGCAAGCAGAACGCTTCCTCAAAGATGGTGATAAGGTCAAAGCAACTGTTATGTTCCGGGGTCGGGAAATTCAACACAGTGACTTGGCAGAAGATTTACTCAAACGAATGGCGACAGATTTAGAACCATTCGGTGAAGTGCAACAAGCACCGAAAAAAGAAGGGCGAAACATGATGATGCTCATCTCGCCTAAGAAGTAA
- a CDS encoding MFS transporter: protein MELKNYSLTANPIWLAQLLKWVNLRPEEGERTWMMFTFYTIVSIGLRWAEDSTVALFLDEYGAGPLPWMYIASAFTGMALVFVYSWLQKVLPLRWVVVAIAPCMVVPLMLLVLLRWGVHVSYLSVVVVFLLRLWVDSLYVVNDLNTSIVANQLFNIREIKRTYPLISSGLLVADVISGFSLPWLLEFAKLNRVIMIACGVIIIGSAILCYLTYQYRTCFPDLPQRLMPQEQASRHRRIQAPLKRYTLQLFAFVGLLQVIGLLVDFQYLQELKTNLGDRELASFLGIFGGIIGLCELATQWFFASRLIERFGVFFTAALLPAAVGFVVPGLIGLLYSLPTVKSSAFFWGLVGLKFFDELLRYTFVVSSSPVLYQPIPERIRSHMQALSGGTAEAIATGSAGIMIAMTLFVCGWLMPPAMQKWVLLGETIVVAVACLKVVWLLRSRYVDLLVLSAERGELSAANVGLRAFQQGVVKALEEKGNATDKHSCIELLAQIDPKGAVDVLAPILFKLPPDLQRHSLEVMLSTDTTPAHVSEVRWLLERHPDNIDPEVFALALRYVWLADPNPNLSQIEEYLNQRHHSLTRATAAALLLRQGTPMQKVAATKTLRRMLTHKQERERVNGVKALREVVYLQALRIHIPNLLQDESLRVRCAVLEMIAATRMEEYYSALLTALYYKSTRATAMRALVKMENEALDMLLQVATNAHKPEVLRMYAWRTIAQISTTEALETLWLQLESSWGATRYHILRSLLKIQKQSEISNLVDRFQHSRVESLIEQELRFLGEIYAGYLDLQPQSILEDQQTNKRVLIIRDLLQRALSEMEWDIRERILLLLKLLYSPEKMQAAAFNLRSESVVNLARGLEILEHTVNLPTKSLLLNILDKRSHQEKLHYLVEAEFTEYQKLPVSERLQKMLTLGTFLSDWCLACCFHYAQASRIRLTINEILMALRHPTGFVREAAIAYLSVVSHRVLLELLPKLQKDSHPLVAAQIQELMKKYQYGREQMTKDKVP from the coding sequence ATGGAATTGAAAAATTACTCGTTGACGGCAAATCCAATTTGGCTGGCACAACTTTTAAAATGGGTGAACCTACGACCAGAAGAAGGCGAACGGACTTGGATGATGTTCACCTTCTACACGATTGTTTCTATTGGGTTGCGATGGGCAGAGGATAGTACGGTTGCACTGTTTCTGGATGAATACGGTGCTGGGCCTCTCCCGTGGATGTATATTGCTAGCGCGTTTACGGGTATGGCGCTGGTTTTTGTCTATTCATGGCTACAAAAGGTTTTGCCTTTGCGTTGGGTAGTAGTGGCGATCGCACCTTGTATGGTCGTGCCATTAATGTTATTGGTCTTATTACGTTGGGGAGTTCATGTCTCGTACTTATCAGTTGTTGTGGTGTTTCTGCTGCGGCTGTGGGTAGATTCTCTGTATGTAGTCAACGACTTAAATACCTCCATCGTTGCCAACCAACTATTTAACATTCGGGAAATTAAGCGTACTTACCCACTAATTAGTAGTGGTTTGTTAGTAGCAGATGTAATTAGTGGTTTTAGTTTGCCTTGGTTATTAGAGTTCGCCAAACTCAACCGCGTCATCATGATTGCTTGTGGAGTAATCATTATAGGTTCAGCGATTCTCTGCTATTTAACTTATCAGTACCGTACCTGTTTTCCTGATCTACCACAGCGCCTTATGCCTCAAGAACAAGCTTCTCGGCATCGGCGGATTCAAGCACCACTCAAGCGTTATACATTACAGTTATTTGCCTTTGTCGGGCTTTTACAAGTCATTGGTTTATTAGTAGATTTTCAGTACCTCCAAGAACTCAAAACCAATTTGGGTGATCGCGAACTAGCGAGCTTTTTGGGTATATTTGGCGGTATCATCGGCTTGTGTGAATTGGCGACTCAATGGTTTTTCGCCAGCCGGCTGATTGAACGCTTTGGAGTCTTCTTTACGGCTGCCCTTTTACCTGCGGCTGTAGGCTTTGTTGTTCCTGGGTTAATTGGTTTACTCTATTCACTACCCACAGTCAAATCTTCAGCTTTCTTCTGGGGGTTAGTAGGGTTGAAATTCTTTGATGAATTGCTGCGTTATACCTTTGTCGTCAGTAGTAGCCCTGTCTTATATCAGCCAATTCCCGAACGCATTCGTAGTCACATGCAGGCGTTATCAGGAGGAACAGCAGAAGCGATCGCCACTGGTTCGGCTGGTATCATGATTGCTATGACCTTGTTTGTTTGCGGGTGGTTGATGCCGCCAGCAATGCAAAAGTGGGTACTTCTTGGTGAAACAATAGTGGTAGCCGTTGCCTGTTTGAAGGTAGTTTGGTTATTGCGATCGCGTTATGTTGATTTATTAGTTTTAAGTGCGGAACGTGGCGAACTGAGTGCCGCTAATGTGGGTTTGCGTGCCTTTCAACAAGGAGTAGTCAAAGCCTTAGAGGAAAAAGGCAACGCCACAGATAAACACTCTTGCATTGAATTATTAGCCCAAATTGACCCCAAAGGGGCAGTCGATGTCTTAGCACCAATATTATTCAAGCTACCACCAGATTTACAACGCCATAGTTTAGAAGTGATGTTGTCAACTGATACGACTCCAGCCCATGTATCAGAGGTGCGTTGGCTGTTAGAACGTCATCCAGACAATATTGATCCTGAAGTTTTTGCCTTAGCGTTGCGTTACGTCTGGTTAGCCGATCCCAACCCGAATTTAAGTCAAATAGAAGAATACCTCAACCAACGCCACCACTCATTAACCCGCGCTACGGCGGCCGCTTTGCTGTTGCGTCAGGGAACACCCATGCAAAAAGTTGCAGCAACCAAAACTTTACGCCGCATGTTAACCCATAAGCAAGAACGAGAACGGGTAAATGGGGTCAAAGCCCTGCGAGAAGTAGTGTATTTACAGGCTTTGCGGATTCATATTCCTAATTTATTACAGGATGAATCATTGAGGGTGCGTTGTGCGGTCTTAGAAATGATTGCCGCCACACGCATGGAAGAATATTATTCAGCTCTGTTAACAGCACTCTATTACAAATCAACCCGCGCCACTGCCATGCGTGCCTTAGTCAAAATGGAGAATGAAGCATTAGATATGCTGCTGCAAGTGGCGACAAATGCTCATAAACCAGAAGTCTTACGCATGTATGCTTGGCGTACAATAGCACAAATTTCCACAACAGAAGCACTAGAAACCTTATGGTTACAATTGGAATCTTCTTGGGGCGCTACCAGATATCATATTCTGCGTAGCTTATTAAAAATTCAGAAACAATCAGAAATTAGTAATTTAGTTGATAGATTTCAGCACAGTCGGGTAGAAAGTCTGATTGAGCAGGAATTACGATTTTTAGGAGAAATTTACGCTGGTTATTTAGATTTACAACCACAATCAATCCTAGAAGATCAGCAAACAAATAAAAGGGTCTTGATCATTCGTGATTTACTACAACGCGCCTTAAGTGAAATGGAATGGGATATTCGAGAAAGGATTTTATTACTATTAAAATTACTATATTCCCCTGAGAAAATGCAGGCTGCTGCCTTTAATTTGCGGTCTGAATCGGTGGTTAATTTAGCCAGGGGATTAGAGATATTAGAACATACAGTGAATTTGCCGACAAAATCATTATTGTTGAATATTTTAGATAAGCGATCGCACCAAGAAAAGCTGCATTATCTGGTAGAGGCTGAATTTACCGAATATCAAAAACTGCCAGTTAGCGAAAGGTTGCAGAAAATGCTAACTTTAGGCACTTTTCTCTCTGATTGGTGTTTGGCTTGCTGTTTCCATTATGCCCAAGCAAGCCGGATTCGCCTGACAATTAACGAAATATTGATGGCGTTACGTCATCCTACAGGCTTTGTCAGAGAAGCTGCGATCGCTTATTTAAGTGTAGTATCCCATCGCGTTCTCTTAGAGTTATTACCCAAATTACAAAAGGACTCCCACCCATTAGTAGCAGCTCAAATTCAAGAATTGATGAAGAAATATCAATATGGTAGGGAGCAGATGACAAAAGACAAAGTACCGTAG
- the dhaK gene encoding dihydroxyacetone kinase subunit DhaK produces the protein MKKLINKPEDFVRESLAGMAAAHADLIKVEYEPTFVYRADAPVQGKVAIISGGGSGHEPMHAGFVGLGMLDAACPGEVFTSPTPDQMLAATQKVDGGAGVLYIVKNYSGDVMNFEMATELACSEGIRVLSILIDDDVAVKDSLYTQGRRGVGTTVLAEKICGAAAQQGYNLSQIADLGRRVTTNGRSMGIALTSCTVPAKGSPTFALGDREIEIGIGIHGEPGRERIDVKSADEITEILTQSIIEDAGYSRTVREWNENQGDWVDVELINQPFQSGDRLLAFVNSMGGTPLSELYLVYRQLVAICERQGLQIVRNLIGPYITSLDMQGCSITLLKLDDEMIRLWDAPVKTPSWRWGI, from the coding sequence ATGAAAAAACTGATCAATAAGCCAGAAGACTTTGTACGTGAAAGTTTGGCAGGTATGGCAGCAGCCCATGCCGATTTAATTAAAGTGGAATATGAGCCAACCTTTGTTTATCGTGCTGATGCACCTGTACAGGGAAAGGTGGCAATTATTTCTGGTGGCGGTAGTGGACATGAGCCGATGCACGCTGGTTTTGTGGGGCTGGGAATGCTGGATGCAGCTTGCCCAGGTGAGGTTTTTACTTCTCCTACGCCCGATCAAATGTTAGCAGCTACGCAAAAAGTAGATGGTGGTGCTGGTGTTCTTTACATCGTCAAGAATTACAGTGGCGATGTGATGAACTTTGAAATGGCAACGGAATTAGCTTGTAGTGAGGGTATCCGTGTGCTGAGTATTTTGATTGATGATGATGTGGCGGTGAAAGATAGCCTCTATACCCAAGGAAGGCGGGGTGTAGGCACAACGGTACTAGCAGAAAAAATTTGTGGCGCGGCCGCCCAGCAAGGGTATAATCTGTCACAAATAGCAGACTTGGGCAGACGAGTAACCACCAACGGGCGCAGTATGGGAATTGCCCTGACTTCTTGTACAGTACCAGCTAAAGGTAGTCCCACATTTGCATTAGGCGATCGCGAAATTGAAATTGGCATCGGAATTCATGGTGAACCCGGTAGAGAACGCATTGATGTCAAATCAGCAGACGAAATTACAGAAATATTGACGCAATCCATAATTGAAGATGCAGGCTATAGTCGCACAGTGCGAGAATGGAATGAAAATCAAGGCGATTGGGTGGATGTGGAACTTATCAATCAACCATTTCAATCAGGCGATCGCCTGTTAGCATTCGTTAATAGTATGGGTGGAACTCCACTTTCTGAACTGTATCTTGTCTACCGCCAACTAGTCGCCATCTGTGAACGGCAAGGACTACAAATTGTCCGCAATTTAATCGGGCCATATATCACATCTTTAGATATGCAAGGTTGCTCAATTACCTTGTTAAAGCTAGATGATGAGATGATTCGGCTATGGGATGCACCAGTTAAAACACCAAGCTGGCGCTGGGGGATTTAA
- the dhaL gene encoding dihydroxyacetone kinase subunit DhaL produces the protein MISQAQILQWLQLFASKIAENKDYLTELDAAIGDADHGINMDRGWKKVSTQLPTLVDKDISGIFKTVSMTLISSIGGASGPLYGTWFLRASTAVAGKQELTEQDILGLFQAGLEGVLQRGKAQLGDKTMIDVLSPALEKFGKAVDEGKNIPEALQQAVAAAEQGMKETAPMLAKKGRASYLGERSIGHQDPGATSAYLMLQSLLAVVEDEAGGKV, from the coding sequence ATGATTTCTCAAGCACAAATTTTGCAATGGTTACAACTTTTTGCCAGCAAGATAGCAGAAAATAAAGATTATTTAACCGAATTAGATGCGGCGATCGGGGATGCTGACCACGGTATTAATATGGATAGGGGTTGGAAAAAGGTCAGTACTCAGTTGCCAACGCTGGTAGATAAAGACATTAGTGGAATTTTCAAAACTGTCAGCATGACTTTGATTTCCAGCATCGGCGGTGCAAGTGGCCCCCTGTATGGTACTTGGTTTTTAAGAGCAAGTACGGCTGTAGCTGGTAAGCAAGAATTAACTGAACAGGATATTTTAGGGCTATTCCAAGCAGGTTTAGAAGGTGTTTTACAAAGGGGTAAGGCACAACTGGGAGACAAAACCATGATAGATGTCCTATCCCCGGCTTTAGAGAAGTTCGGGAAAGCTGTGGATGAGGGAAAAAATATCCCAGAAGCCTTACAACAGGCTGTAGCGGCGGCTGAACAGGGAATGAAGGAAACAGCGCCGATGTTGGCGAAGAAGGGACGAGCCAGTTATTTGGGTGAAAGAAGCATAGGACATCAAGATCCAGGGGCAACCTCTGCTTATTTGATGTTGCAGAGTTTGTTGGCAGTGGTGGAGGATGAGGCAGGAGGCAAAGTCTAA
- the ptsP gene encoding phosphoenolpyruvate--protein phosphotransferase: MVGIVIVSHSKQLALGVQELAMQMVQGTVALAIAAGIADPDHPLGTDPIQVQEAIASVFSDDGVLVLMDLGSALMSAEMALEFLPEAQRQKIHLCAAPLVEGAIAAVVAAAAGRNIHQVIAEAQGALIAKASQLGIDINANGHVTNPQPPANKEIRLTINNRFGLHARPAARFVGTSARFGAQIWVQNLTTGSSPVRGDSINQVATLGVRQGHEIAISATGNDADAALAALQALITNNFGEDDTIIPPPLVKNTVTPQSPSELSGIAASPGVAIAPIVHYQPSILTPTQYHVDDVETEWQRLQNAIQAAKQEIETLFSHASVQIGDAEAAIFDAHLLFLADPVLLEAVHHRISEEQINAETAWQLVVDEVASRYRTLEDAYLQERVDDVIDVGQRVLRLLTGTVGTVLDLQEPAILVATDLTPSDTVGLDPKKILGICTTSGSSTSHSAIIARTLGIPAVLGMDVQVLQVEDGTLMGLDGEIGRAWVEPEADILELLETKRQAWQTAQLSAKAKAQQPAITLDNRQVSVFANIGSIADVQAALSNGAEGVGLLRTEFLYLGRTSPPTEEEQLAVYQAIAQVLEQRPLIIRTLDVGGDKPLPYLRPQLIEANPFLGCRGIRFCLHHVELFKTQLRAILRASVGQNIKIMLPMIATVGEVKAAKAILSQVQSELCQADIPIAEAISLGIMIEVPAAVAMADQLAAEVDFFSIGTNDLSQYVMAGDRTNPQVTNLVDAMHPAVLRMVQQTVQAAHQAGIWVGLCGELAADPLATPILLGLGLDELSVNPPAIPTLKQSISQLSVVASEAIAIMALQQESVEQVKAIVSH; this comes from the coding sequence GTGGTTGGAATTGTTATTGTTTCTCATAGTAAACAACTAGCCCTTGGTGTGCAAGAATTGGCGATGCAGATGGTTCAGGGTACAGTTGCCCTAGCGATCGCCGCAGGTATTGCTGATCCTGATCATCCATTGGGTACAGATCCTATCCAAGTACAGGAAGCGATCGCTTCTGTATTTAGTGATGATGGTGTCTTGGTATTGATGGATTTGGGTAGTGCTTTGATGAGTGCGGAAATGGCGCTGGAGTTTCTGCCAGAAGCACAAAGGCAAAAGATTCATCTGTGTGCTGCACCTCTGGTAGAAGGTGCGATCGCGGCTGTAGTTGCGGCGGCGGCTGGTAGGAATATTCACCAAGTTATAGCTGAAGCCCAAGGTGCATTAATAGCCAAAGCAAGTCAATTAGGCATAGATATCAATGCCAATGGCCATGTAACGAATCCTCAACCCCCAGCCAATAAAGAAATTCGCCTAACTATCAACAACCGCTTCGGTTTACACGCTCGTCCTGCTGCTCGATTTGTGGGTACATCTGCTCGATTTGGGGCGCAAATTTGGGTACAAAATTTAACCACAGGTTCGTCACCTGTACGCGGTGACAGTATTAATCAAGTAGCAACATTGGGGGTACGCCAAGGACACGAAATAGCGATTTCAGCTACTGGTAACGATGCAGATGCGGCACTAGCTGCCCTACAAGCTTTAATTACTAATAATTTTGGTGAAGATGATACTATTATCCCCCCACCATTAGTAAAAAACACAGTAACGCCCCAGTCTCCCAGTGAACTATCAGGAATTGCTGCTTCCCCAGGAGTAGCGATCGCTCCTATTGTCCATTATCAACCAAGTATTCTTACACCTACCCAATACCACGTAGATGATGTAGAGACAGAGTGGCAACGTTTACAAAATGCAATTCAAGCTGCCAAACAAGAAATTGAAACTTTGTTTTCTCACGCATCAGTGCAAATTGGTGATGCTGAAGCCGCTATTTTTGATGCCCATTTACTGTTTTTAGCAGATCCGGTACTGCTGGAAGCAGTTCACCACCGCATCAGCGAAGAACAAATTAATGCAGAAACAGCTTGGCAATTGGTAGTGGATGAAGTGGCTTCTCGTTACCGTACCCTTGAAGATGCCTACTTACAGGAACGAGTTGATGATGTGATAGATGTAGGGCAAAGGGTACTAAGACTGCTAACAGGCACAGTTGGTACAGTTTTGGATCTACAAGAACCAGCGATTTTAGTTGCCACTGATTTAACTCCTTCGGATACTGTAGGACTAGATCCGAAAAAGATTTTAGGCATTTGTACTACCTCTGGTAGTTCCACATCTCACAGTGCTATTATTGCCCGGACTCTTGGCATACCCGCAGTTTTAGGTATGGATGTCCAGGTGTTACAGGTGGAAGATGGTACACTCATGGGCTTGGATGGTGAAATCGGCAGGGCTTGGGTAGAACCTGAAGCGGATATTTTGGAATTGCTGGAAACCAAGCGGCAAGCATGGCAGACGGCGCAACTGTCAGCAAAAGCCAAAGCACAACAGCCAGCAATCACCCTTGATAACCGACAGGTAAGTGTATTTGCCAACATTGGTAGTATCGCCGATGTGCAAGCAGCCCTATCTAACGGTGCTGAGGGTGTGGGGTTGTTGCGTACTGAGTTTCTGTATTTGGGGAGGACAAGTCCGCCAACTGAGGAGGAACAACTAGCAGTATATCAAGCGATCGCCCAAGTATTAGAACAGCGTCCTTTAATTATTCGCACTCTGGATGTCGGCGGTGATAAGCCACTTCCTTACCTCCGTCCACAGCTTATAGAAGCGAATCCCTTTTTGGGTTGTCGAGGAATCCGTTTCTGTCTCCATCATGTAGAGTTATTTAAAACGCAGTTACGGGCAATTTTGCGTGCCAGCGTTGGGCAGAATATCAAAATTATGCTGCCCATGATTGCAACTGTGGGCGAAGTTAAAGCGGCTAAAGCTATCTTGAGTCAAGTACAGTCCGAACTGTGCCAAGCGGATATTCCCATTGCGGAGGCGATTTCTTTGGGAATTATGATAGAAGTTCCCGCAGCCGTGGCGATGGCTGATCAATTGGCGGCGGAAGTAGACTTTTTTAGTATTGGTACTAATGATCTGAGTCAGTATGTCATGGCAGGCGATCGCACTAATCCCCAAGTAACCAACTTAGTTGATGCTATGCACCCGGCTGTGTTACGCATGGTACAACAAACTGTGCAAGCTGCCCATCAGGCTGGTATTTGGGTAGGCTTATGTGGCGAACTAGCCGCCGATCCTTTAGCAACCCCAATTTTATTAGGTTTGGGGCTAGATGAGTTAAGCGTCAATCCTCCAGCTATACCCACACTCAAACAGTCAATCTCACAGTTAAGTGTAGTGGCATCTGAGGCGATCGCTATTATGGCATTGCAACAAGAGTCTGTAGAACAGGTAAAAGCGATCGTTTCTCATTAA
- a CDS encoding DMT family transporter codes for MSFTNGKGEIAALLAACLWAIASVLYGIVGQRIAPLQLNLIKGIVAIAFLCLTIWLTGESLSISTPAPILLLCLSGVVGIGLGDTAFLAAINNLGARRVLLIGTLAPPMTAIAANILLQERLNFNAWCGIILTIMGVAWVVTERVPNSEITNSKSSVKGIIFAVLAAITNAAGTVISRAAFTSGNVTPLWAALLRLSAAELILVIGISLSYKHQISSNPHRPSWQIILIGCFASFCGTYLGIWLQQTAIKLTAAGIASTIMQTSPLFVIPLAIATGEKVTWRAIAGVIIAIVGIGILSSR; via the coding sequence TTGTCGTTTACAAATGGAAAGGGTGAAATAGCAGCTTTATTAGCTGCTTGTTTGTGGGCGATCGCTTCGGTACTTTATGGGATTGTAGGGCAAAGGATTGCGCCGCTTCAGCTAAATTTGATTAAAGGAATTGTAGCGATCGCCTTTCTTTGCCTGACGATTTGGTTAACGGGCGAATCCTTATCTATCTCTACCCCTGCACCAATTCTGCTCTTGTGTTTAAGTGGAGTTGTAGGTATTGGTTTGGGAGATACAGCTTTCCTCGCTGCTATCAATAACTTAGGAGCGCGTCGCGTTTTACTTATAGGAACTTTAGCGCCTCCGATGACAGCGATCGCCGCAAATATTCTTCTACAAGAAAGGTTAAATTTTAATGCTTGGTGTGGTATTATATTAACTATTATGGGAGTGGCTTGGGTAGTTACAGAAAGAGTTCCCAATTCAGAAATTACTAATTCAAAATCATCAGTCAAAGGGATTATTTTCGCTGTACTAGCAGCTATTACTAACGCCGCCGGCACAGTAATTTCTCGCGCCGCCTTTACTAGTGGTAACGTTACACCTTTGTGGGCTGCTTTACTGAGGTTATCAGCAGCAGAGTTAATTCTGGTAATAGGAATTAGCTTAAGTTACAAACATCAAATATCATCCAATCCCCATAGACCATCGTGGCAAATTATTCTGATTGGTTGCTTTGCGTCTTTTTGCGGTACTTATTTAGGAATTTGGTTGCAACAAACAGCTATTAAACTTACGGCTGCGGGAATTGCCTCAACCATCATGCAAACAAGTCCGTTATTTGTCATCCCTCTTGCCATTGCCACAGGTGAAAAAGTCACTTGGAGAGCGATCGCAGGTGTGATAATTGCGATCGTAGGCATTGGAATTTTGAGTAGTCGTTAG